One segment of Solanum stenotomum isolate F172 chromosome 1, ASM1918654v1, whole genome shotgun sequence DNA contains the following:
- the LOC125853080 gene encoding uncharacterized protein LOC125853080: MKKKSKLVHQLSPPLPHDHSMTRSSTIKHITIFHHAQVGVYDASELQALAILWLARGGTKSSNLEITSSFQFHLHRPYGLSLKKSLHIFMQKRRNRINQPIHENKKQT; this comes from the exons aTGAAGAAGAAATCCAAACTTGTCCATCAACTTTCCCCTCCATTGCCTCATGATCATTCTAT GACGCGTTCGTCAACAATAAAACATATCACAATTTTTCACCATGCACAAGTTGGGGTATATGATGCATCTGAACTccag GCCTTAGCCATCTTATGGCTTGCAAGAGGAGGAACGAAATCATCAAACTTGGAAATTACATCatcttttcaatttcatttgcaTAGGCCTTATGGATTATCACTCAAAAAATCTCTACATATATTTATGCAGAAGAGAAGAAATAGGATTAACCAACCTattcatgaaaataaaaaacaaacctAG